A stretch of the Ostrea edulis chromosome 9, xbOstEdul1.1, whole genome shotgun sequence genome encodes the following:
- the LOC125659658 gene encoding steroid 17-alpha-hydroxylase/17,20 lyase-like isoform X1 — translation MINVSINTQTVLAGVSIGLVVYYVIKRMRYRLPPGPRCIPVIGNYSVYTSLEIHKKAVELSKNYGPVLSLSFGPQTWIILNNIDVVLEAMVKRKADFAGRPKFASGDLFTEGGKDIAFSTYSPTWKLHRKIAGKALRHYLQGNLLENMIQDNMNKFLDKMAEEKEPFCAKDYIDLMVFHQLYTICFGEKRAVEDPEVKGLLKLDEDLLNDLGSGVLEDAFPYFKDIFPTAKWKKLVSKIEELYAILRAKFKEHMDTFEPGINRDFTDSLLIARQEAENEGDEAALEKLDDTHLVQTISDIFFAGVDTTRMTMDWFVYFMTKHPEIQSKCQEEIDRVVGSGIPSMKNRNDFDLTEACLFETLRMGNVAGLGVPHMTICDSQVGGYDIPKGTTVMINHWALHHDPKYWKDHESFDPYRYLDENGKMKPTRPDSWLPFSAGRRVCLGENVAKPELLLMCANILQRFEIRLPDGVKANPEYKMMGFGLELPSEYKVIVKERAKNR, via the exons ATGATCAACGTATCTATAAACACACAGACCGTTTTGGCGGGAGTTAGTATAGGTCTCGTGGTGTATTACGTCATCAAACGAATGCGATATCGTCTGCCGCCAGGACCACGATGCATACCTGTAATCGGGAATTATTCAG TCTATACCTCGCTTGAAATCCATAAGAAAGCAGTGGAACTCTCCAAGAATTATGGTCCAGTATTAAGTCTGTCTTTTG gtCCCCAAACATGGatcattttaaacaatattgatGTGGTACTGGAAGCAATGGTGAAAAGGAAGGCGGACTTTGCTGGAAGACCGAAATTTGCATCTG GTGATTTGTTTACGGAGGGCGGGAAAGACATTGCCTTTAGTACTTACTCACCAACTTGGAAATTGCACAGGAAAATAGCAGGCAAAGCACTAAG GCATTACTTACAAGGGAATCTACTTGAAAACATGATACAAGACAACATGAACAAATTTCTGGATAAAATGGCGGAGGAGAAAGAGCCGTTCTGTGCAAAAGATTATATCGATCTGATGGTTTTCCATCAACTCTACACCATTTGTTTTGGTGAGAA GCGAGCAGTGGAAGACCCAGAAGTGAAAGGACTTCTGAAATTAGATGAAGACTTGCTCAACGATTTGGGAAGCGGTGTGCTAGAGGATGCGTTTCCATACTTCAAGGATATATTTCCAACAGCAAAATGGAAGAAACTGGTGAGCAAAATAGAGGAACTTTACGCAATACTCCGAGCCAAATTCAAAGAACACATGGACACTTTCGAACCAG GTATAAACAGGGACTTCACAGACAGTTTACTGATCGCCAGACAGGAAGCAGAAAATGAGGGGGATGAAGCGGCCCTGGAGAAATTGGACGATACACACTTAGTTCAGACCATATCGGACATATTTTTCG CTGGAGTGGACACCACCAGAATGACCATGGACTGGTTTGTGTACTTCATGACCAAGCATCCGGAAATCCAATCTAAATGCCAGGAGGAAATTGACAGAGTTGTTG GTTCTGGTATTCCGTCGATGAAGAACAGGAACGATTTCGATCTTACAGAGGCGTGTCTTTTCGAGACTTTGAGAATGGGGAATGTCGCGGGACTAGGTGTCCCGCACATGACTATCTGTGATTCTCAAGTTG GTGGATACGACATTCCTAAAGGGACTACCGTTATGATAAACCACTGGGCACTTCATCACGACCCCAAGTATTGGAAAGATCATGAGAGTTTCGATCCCTATCGATACCTTGATGAAAATGGCAAAATGAAACCAACAAGACCTGATAGCTGGCTTCCCTTTTCAGCAGGCCGCCGAGTTTGTTTGGGCGAAAATGTCGCCAAACCGGAATTGTTGTTGATGTGTGCAAATATTTTGCAGCGATTTGAAATCCGACTTCCGGATGGCGTCAAAGCAAACCCCGAGTACAAGATGATGGGATTTGGTTTAGAGCTTCCGTCTGAGTACAAGGTTATTGTAAAAGAGAGAGCGAAGAACCGATAG
- the LOC130049947 gene encoding uncharacterized protein K02A2.6-like, producing MDICRAAETSDNQMKTFVESKSTEQKIDAVQKRGGKKFGATNKTEIKHIQNCKKCGKSHALKKCPAYGQTCHECGKPNHYAKMCRSKKTKSKKIHGVDPESDSDSEFGIETVEDTHDTRRKWTTTLKVENTNVKFKIDTGAQCNIIPKNMCDKLGITKLQQSKARLISYTGHKLKIDGKIRCTVQHKNKYYALQFYVVPGKVDPIIGLASCEEMNILKLIETVSESKTAEEIFRDFSDVFEGIGCMKGKHHIHIDKIVPPVVHAPRKVSFKMRDKLKEELDRMESLNVIEKVNEPSEWVNSLVIVEKPNRVRICLDPRDLNKAIKREHYPMKTVDDITHQLAGAKVFSTLDASSGFWGIVLDQESSKLTTFNTPFERYRYKRMPFGISSAPEVFQKRIFEKIEGCDVIMDDILIWGKSVQQHNERLSRVLKAVRHEKIKLNKKKCKIQMNEVKYMGHIFGEDGLKTCNDRIKAISEFPEPTNVKELQRFLGMVNYIGKFIQNQATITEPLRELLEKTVAWHWHEKQQQSFDQLKSVLISAPVLKYFNPDEDITLSVDASSTGLGACILQNGQPVAYASRSLNKSERNYAQIEKELLAIVFACKKFHQYIYGQNIHVEFDHKPLESLFKKTLSSAPPRIQRMMIKVQPYDLNVKYKPGKYLYIADTLSRATESESSQSDKDEFEVFAVRYLPISDEKVNELAIESAKDKEINALQKVILEGWPDDITECNYFVKKYWNFREELSLYNGIVTKGRRLIIPSKLRSDILNQLHYGHMGAEKCKRRAREVVFWVGINSDIDKKVAECRVCNKYQRRQPKQPLKPHPVPLRPWQKLGLDLFELNRKSFLTVVDYFSKFFEICELQSTTSSSIIKKLKPIFARHGIPEELISDNAPNLVSDEFRKFATEYGFKHTTSSPHYPQSNGMAERTVQTVKNLKKSNEAQTDPNLALLEIRNTPIDGVGTPTQLLFGRRTRSILPTHEALLKPHIKTRKIRTALVNKQNQQKIYYDRNARELPNLKVGDNVNIQSENKPWKEGVIVQKCPEPRSYVVESEGVEYRRNQRHLMKNSETDKSGEGNNTEIESDNAAVNDNAQNDIEHVQKTRSGRTIKVPEKFSDFVM from the coding sequence ATGGATATCTGCAGGGCGGCGGAAACATCTGACAACCAAATGAAAACATTTGTGGAATCAAAATCCACGGAACAAAAAATCGATGCAGTTCAGAAAAGAGGTGGGAAGAAATTTGGAGCAACAAATAAAACCGAAATAAAACATATCCAGAATTGTAAAAAATGTGGAAAATCACATGCTTTGAAAAAATGCCCAGCTTACGGACAAACATGTCACGAATGCGGAAAACCGAATCACTACGCAAAAATGTGCCGATCTAAGAAGACAAAAAGCAAGAAAATTCATGGAGTTGACCCAGAATCAGATTCCGACAGTGAATTCGGAATAGAAACTGTAGAAGATACACATGACACCCGAAGAAAGTGGACTACGACACTGAAAGtagaaaatacaaatgtaaagtTCAAAATAGACACAGGTGCTCAGTGTAACATTATTCCAAAGAACATGTGCGATAAATTGGGAATAACGAAATTACAGCAGTCTAAAGCAAGACTTATATCATATACGGGCCACAAGTTAAAGATAGATGGCAAAATTCGGTGCACAGTACAGCACAAGAATAAATATTATGCGCTGCAGTTTTACGTTGTACCTGGAAAGGTGGATCCCATTATAGGATTAGCGTCATGTGAGGAAATGAACATCCTGAAACTTATTGAAACAGTAAGTGAATCTAAGACCGCAGAAGAAATTTTTCGAGATTTCTCAGATGTGTTTGAGGGCATAGGATGCATGAAAGGCAAACATCATATTCATATCGACAAAATTGTTCCACCAGTTGTTCATGCACCGAGAAAAGTATCCTTCAAAATGCGCGACAAATTAAAAGAAGAACTGGACAGAATGGAATCATTAAACGTCATAGAAAAGGTCAACGAGCCCTCTGAATGGGTAAACTCATTGGTTATAGTGGAGAAACCAAACAGAGTGAGGATTTGTCTGGATCCCCGTGATCTTAACAAAGCTATTAAACGAGAACACTATCCTATGAAAACCGTAGATGACATCACACATCAGCTTGCAGGGGCCAAAGTATTCAGTACTTTGGACGCCTCCTCTGGATTCTGGGGTATAGTACTTGACCAGGAAAGTTCAAAGCTAACAACATTTAATACTCCGTTTGAGAGGTATCGCTACAAACGAATGCCATTTGGAATTTCATCTGCGCCAGAAGTATTCCAGAAAAGGATCTTTGAAAAAATTGAAGGATGTGATGTCATAATGGATGACATTCTTATATGGGGTAAATCTGTACAACAGCATAATGAAAGACTCTCGAGAGTTTTAAAGGCAGTGCGTCatgagaaaataaaattgaacaaGAAGAAGTGTAAAATACAGATGAACGAAGTTAAATATATGGGTCACATTTTCGGAGAAGATGGACTAAAAACTTGTAATGACAGAATCAAAGCCATAAGTGAATTCCCAGAGCCTACAAATGTAAAAGAATTGCAGAGATTTTTGGGAATGGTAAATTACATAggaaaatttattcaaaaccaaGCCACGATCACAGAGCCCTTGAGGGAGTTACTTGAAAAAACCGTTGCATGGCACTGgcatgaaaaacaacaacaaagttTTGATCAGCTGAAGTCCGTGCTCATCAGTGCTCCAGTACTAAAGTACTTTAATCCGGACGAAGACATCACACTCTCTGTAGACGCGTCATCAACAGGACTAGGAGCctgcattttacaaaatggaCAGCCAGTTGCCTATGCTTCTAGATCATTAAACAAATCGGAACGAAATTACGCACAGATAGAAAAGGAACTGCTAGCAATTGTGTTCGCTTGCAAGAAATTTCACCAATACATCTATGGACAAAACATCCATGTAGAATTTGACCACAAACCCCTTGAGAGTTTGTTCAAGAAAACATTGTCATCGGCGCCACCGCGCATTCAACGTATGATGATTAAAGTACAGCCGTACGACCTGAATGTCAAATACAAACCAGGGAAATATCTGTACATAGCGGATACCTTAAGCCGTGCGACTGAGTCAGAATCAAGTCAAAGTGACAAGGATGAATTTGAAGTGTTTGCTGTTCGTTACTTGCCGATATCGGACGAAAAGGTAAACGAATTGGCGATAGAGTCTGCAAAagataaagaaataaatgcCTTACAAAAAGTAATTCTTGAAGGTTGGCCAGATGATATTACAGAGTGCAACTATTTCGTTAAGAAATACTGGAATTTTAGAGAGGAACTCAGTCTTTACAACGGGATTGTCACAAAGGGTCGCAGACTAATTATACCCTCGAAACTCAGAAGCGACATCCTGAATCAATTGCATTATGGACATATGGGAGCCGAAAAATGCAAACGTCGAGCCAGAGAAGTTGTGTTTTGGGTAGGAATTAATTCGGACATAGATAAGAAAGTTGCAGAGTGCAGAGTGTGCAATAAATACCAAAGGAGACAACCCAAACAACCTCTAAAACCTCATCCAGTACCACTTAGGCCATGGCAGAAACTTGGACTCGACTTGTTTGAGCTAAACAGAAAATCGTTTCTTACTGTTGTGGACtacttttcaaaattctttgaaatatgTGAACTGCAGAGCACAACCAGCTCCAGTATcatcaaaaaattaaaaccaatatTTGCTCGCCACGGGATACCCGAGGAACTGATCAGCGACAATGCACCGAATCTCGTCAGTGACGAATTCAGGAAATTTGCTACTGAATATGGATTCAAGCACACAACATCGTCCCCGCATTACCCACAGAGTAATGGCATGGCGGAGCGTACAGTCCAAACTGTAAAAAACctgaaaaaatcaaatgaagCTCAAACGGATCCAAACCTCGCATTATTAGAAATACGTAACACACCGATCGACGGGGTAGGAACTCCTACTCAACTTCTGTTCGGACGCAGGACGAGATCCATATTACCGACGCACGAGGCATTACTGAAACCACATATCAAGACCCGTAAAATTCGGACTGCTCTTGTCAACAAGCAGAATCAACAAAAAATTTATTATGACCGTAATGCACGCGAACTACCCAATCTGAAAGTGGGAGACAACGTTAACATTCAATCAGAAAATAAACCATGGAAGGAAGGAGTAATTGTACAGAAATGTCCGGAACCACGATCATATGTCGTAGAATCCGAAGGAGTTGAATACCGTAGAAATCAAAGACATCTGATGAAAAACAGCGAAACTGACAAATCTGGGGAAGGAAATAACACCGAGATCGAAAGCGATAACGCTGCAGTGAATGACAATGCGCAGAACGATATCGAGCACGTGCAGAAAACGCGCAGTGGCAGAACAATAAAGGTGCCTGAAAAATTCTCAGACTTTGTAATGTAA